A section of the Castanea sativa cultivar Marrone di Chiusa Pesio chromosome 12, ASM4071231v1 genome encodes:
- the LOC142618654 gene encoding protein FAR1-RELATED SEQUENCE 8-like, translating into MESPSNQAFDSDESEKCLQIESFVEHEFADYDLSKDVDACIGEIDKIVEQPNESFPLIGNVLEPYIGMEFKSRDDAREFYIAYGRRIGFTVRIHHNRRSRMNNMVIGQDFVCSKEGFREKKYVYRKDRVLPSPPLTREGCPAMLRLALRDGEKWVVTKFIQEHNHTLLSPSKVPWRGSGKSMISEDEKDQRIRELTLELSNERQRCKRRCAAYQEQLHMVLKYIEEHTDHMSRRVQDIVQNVRELEEEQQDSDF; encoded by the exons ATGGAAAGCCCATCTAATCAAGCTTTTGATTCAGATGAGAGTGAAAAATGTTTGCAAATTGAAAGCTTTGTTGAGCATGAATTTGCTGATTATGATCTTTCAAAGGATGTTGATGCTTGTATAGGTGAAATTGATAAGATAGTAGAACAACCAAATGAAAGTTTTCCGTTAATAGGCAATGTGTTAGAACCATACATAGGCATGGAGTTCAAGTCAAGAGATGATGCTCGAGAATTTTATATTGCTTATGGTAGGCGTATTGGGTTTACTGTACGAATTCATCATAATCGGCGCTCACGAATGAATAACATGGTTATTGGTCAAGATTTTGTTTGTTCAAAAGAAGGTTTTCGTGAAAAGAAGTATGTGTACAGGAAAGATAGAGTTCTTCCTTCACCTCCTCTCACCAGAGAAGGTTGTCCTGCAATGCTGAGGCTAGCTTTAAGGGATGGAGAAAAGTGGGTTGTTACCAAATTTATACAAGAACACAATCATACATTATTATCTCCGAGTAAAGTTCCATGGAGAGGATCTGGGAAAAGTATGATAAGTGAG GATGAGAAGGATCAAAGAATTCGAGAGCTGACCCTTGAACTTAGCAATGAGAGACAACGATGTAAACGTCGCTGTGCTGCTTACCAGGAACAGTTACATATGGTTTTGAAATATATTGAGGAGCACACTGACCACATGTCAAGAAGAGTTCAAGATATAGTTCAAAATGTAAGGGAACTTGAGGAGGAGCAGCAGGACTCTGATTTTTAA
- the LOC142618982 gene encoding protein FAR1-RELATED SEQUENCE 5-like, which produces MDLEKEVEVINSSLEVNTGSFEEGAVLEPYVGMEFDSEDAARKFYVEYARRVGFIVRIMQRRRSGIDGRTLARRLGCNKQGFSPNHRGTVGPEKKPRPSAREGCKATILVKMEKSGKWVVSRFEKEHNHPLVVTANGFSTSGDKDKKIEELTMELERQEQLCAAYREKLLSFMNNVEDETEELSSKIQVIVDNVRKVESEVQKHSRHR; this is translated from the exons A TGGATTTGGAGAAAGAAGTTGAGGTAATAAACAGCTCTCTTGAAGTGAACACAGGCTCATTTGAAGAAGGTGCAGTTCTTGAACCTTATGTGGGTATGGAATTTGATTCTGAAGATGCTGCAAGGAAATTCTATGTTGAGTATGCTAGACGGGTAGGATTTATTGTGAGAATAATGCAACGCCGCCGTTCTGGGATTGATGGGAGAACACTTGCCCGTCGACTTGGATGCAATAAACAAGGTTTCTCTCCTAATCATAGGGGGACAGTTGGACCAGAGAAAAAACCACGACCTAGTGCACGAGAAGGATGCAAGGCTACTATTTTGGTGAAGATGGAAAAGTCTGGGAAATGGGTTGTTTCAAGATTTGAAAAAGAGCATAACCATCCTCTGGTTGTTACTGCCAATGGGTTTAGCACATCG GGTGATAAGgataagaaaattgaagaacttACAATGGAGTTGGAGCGTCAGGAGCAGCTGTGTGCTGCTTATCGAGAAAAACTGCTCAGTTTTATGAATAATGTTGAAGATGAAACAGAAGAACTGTCCTCTAAAATCCAAGTTATAGTTGACAATGTGAGGAAAGTTGAATCAGAAGTGCAAAAACATTCCCGCCATAGATAG
- the LOC142618471 gene encoding protein FAR-RED IMPAIRED RESPONSE 1 isoform X1 — MDEHHSSGEDGDLIESSNGKDLVSTEGSSDMEPYVGMDFESEEAAKVFYDAYATRMGFIMRVDAFRRSMRDGKVVWRRLVCNKEGFRKLRPKRSENRKPRAITREGCKAMIVVKKEKTGKWVVTRFVKEHNHPLVVTPANGRRSVLLSQTPDEKDLKIRELTAELQRERKRSAAFQEQLDMVLRDMEDHSHHLSRNIDDIVQSVREIESKRLALSHS, encoded by the exons A TGGATGAACACCATTCTTCGGGTGAGGATGGGGATTTGATAGAGAGTTCTAATGGGAAGGATTTGGTTTCAACTGAAGGGAGTTCAGATATGGAGCCGTATGTGGGTATGGATTTTGAATCTGAGGAGGCTGCCAAGGTGTTCTATGATGCATACGCCACTCGCATGGGGTTCATCATGCGCGTTGATGCATTTCGGAGATCAATGCGTGATGGGAAAGTTGTTTGGCGTCGACTTGTGTGTAATAAAGAGGGTTTTCGTAAATTGAGGCCCAAAAGAAGTGAAAATAGGAAACCTCGGGCAATCACAAGGGAAGGTTGTAAGGCAATGATAGtggtgaagaaagagaaaactgGGAAATGGGTTGTTACAAGATTTGTGAAGGAGCATAATCATCCATTGGTAGTTACACCCGCTAATGGTAGACGAAGTGTGCTTCTATCGCAAACACCC GATGAGAAAGATTTAAAAATTCGAGAATTGACTGCTGAGTTACAGCGAGAGCGAAAGCGATCTGCAGCTTTTCAAGAACAACTTGATATGGTTCTAAGAGATATGGAGGACCATTCGCATCACCTATCTAGAAACATCGATGACATAGTTCAAAGTGTGAGAGAAATTGAATCAAAGAGGTTAGCCCTCTCACATAGCTAG
- the LOC142618471 gene encoding protein FAR1-RELATED SEQUENCE 5 isoform X2, whose amino-acid sequence MEPYVGMDFESEEAAKVFYDAYATRMGFIMRVDAFRRSMRDGKVVWRRLVCNKEGFRKLRPKRSENRKPRAITREGCKAMIVVKKEKTGKWVVTRFVKEHNHPLVVTPANGRRSVLLSQTPDEKDLKIRELTAELQRERKRSAAFQEQLDMVLRDMEDHSHHLSRNIDDIVQSVREIESKRLALSHS is encoded by the exons ATGGAGCCGTATGTGGGTATGGATTTTGAATCTGAGGAGGCTGCCAAGGTGTTCTATGATGCATACGCCACTCGCATGGGGTTCATCATGCGCGTTGATGCATTTCGGAGATCAATGCGTGATGGGAAAGTTGTTTGGCGTCGACTTGTGTGTAATAAAGAGGGTTTTCGTAAATTGAGGCCCAAAAGAAGTGAAAATAGGAAACCTCGGGCAATCACAAGGGAAGGTTGTAAGGCAATGATAGtggtgaagaaagagaaaactgGGAAATGGGTTGTTACAAGATTTGTGAAGGAGCATAATCATCCATTGGTAGTTACACCCGCTAATGGTAGACGAAGTGTGCTTCTATCGCAAACACCC GATGAGAAAGATTTAAAAATTCGAGAATTGACTGCTGAGTTACAGCGAGAGCGAAAGCGATCTGCAGCTTTTCAAGAACAACTTGATATGGTTCTAAGAGATATGGAGGACCATTCGCATCACCTATCTAGAAACATCGATGACATAGTTCAAAGTGTGAGAGAAATTGAATCAAAGAGGTTAGCCCTCTCACATAGCTAG